A genomic segment from Verrucomicrobiaceae bacterium encodes:
- a CDS encoding ATP-binding cassette domain-containing protein: MLEVHSLAHIVARKGKEPLHVLEQVSFTIPGGHLLAVIGPTASGKTTLLRIIAGLDEAESGSITLKGRDLIKKPLLPNELGWVPAQDDSLHESLTIRENLMSALMLRGAALTKEQIVSKVSHILVVVGLENIASERVSTLALAQRRRLKLGLALVADPIVVLCDDFTAGLDVRSEREMEALLKLAANDQAGRIIIHATDSLSNLAAYDTTVVLHEGYVAYHGPAKALPHYFTVPTYDEVYTRLSKRPAQRWGDSWMRHRDSYYAAFKLGLTAEELAAAEEENGDTEQTILVKQKAAEASEPKEEKPTETDARPVLRLPGLFAQAKHLILRRWTLLRRTRREWMVHLALLVGAPVVVWLLAQPSLPHLKALATATDDSARLPAAHTTAAIYAVQILLIMFMALRLGAREIAARRPTIDRELISGVRRGAVLLSALVFVLPIILLQSFWMGIFLEMVTGGLPGNGGLRLLLPALTGVAFTAICLGISANSRAAERAHSLCLTVLCANVLFCGAILGLPRMLGHLVHPFITAHYGWSGILDSLHDDPLFPAITTLIKTWFATPSISMIMLGVHFLLGLVLVVIGLRRRGV; this comes from the coding sequence ATGCTCGAAGTCCACTCCCTTGCCCATATCGTCGCCCGAAAGGGCAAAGAGCCGCTCCATGTGCTGGAGCAGGTCAGCTTCACGATTCCTGGTGGGCACTTGCTCGCGGTGATCGGGCCGACGGCCAGTGGCAAAACCACGCTCCTGCGCATCATCGCCGGACTCGATGAGGCAGAAAGTGGTAGCATCACGCTGAAGGGCCGCGATTTGATCAAAAAGCCGCTCCTCCCCAATGAGCTCGGCTGGGTGCCTGCGCAGGATGACTCCCTGCACGAAAGCCTCACCATCCGGGAAAACCTGATGAGTGCGCTCATGCTACGCGGCGCGGCACTGACCAAGGAGCAGATCGTTTCCAAGGTCTCACACATCCTGGTCGTCGTGGGACTGGAAAACATCGCCAGTGAGCGTGTCAGCACGCTGGCACTGGCCCAGCGGCGGCGCTTGAAGCTTGGGCTGGCCCTAGTGGCAGATCCGATCGTGGTTTTGTGCGATGATTTCACTGCCGGGCTCGATGTGCGCTCGGAGCGTGAGATGGAGGCACTGCTGAAGCTCGCCGCGAATGATCAGGCTGGCCGCATCATCATCCACGCCACGGACAGCCTGTCGAACCTCGCTGCTTATGACACCACCGTCGTGCTGCATGAGGGCTATGTGGCCTACCACGGCCCCGCAAAGGCCCTCCCGCACTACTTCACCGTGCCGACCTATGATGAGGTCTATACACGCCTCTCCAAGCGCCCCGCACAGCGCTGGGGTGACTCCTGGATGCGGCACCGTGACTCCTACTACGCGGCCTTCAAGCTAGGCCTCACGGCCGAGGAACTGGCTGCTGCGGAGGAGGAAAATGGCGACACCGAGCAAACCATCCTGGTAAAACAAAAAGCAGCAGAAGCCTCCGAACCAAAAGAAGAAAAGCCCACCGAGACCGACGCCCGGCCCGTCCTGCGCCTACCCGGTCTCTTTGCCCAGGCGAAGCACCTCATCCTACGCCGATGGACGCTGCTGCGCCGCACACGGCGTGAGTGGATGGTACACCTCGCCTTGCTAGTCGGTGCCCCCGTGGTGGTCTGGCTCCTCGCGCAGCCCTCTTTGCCACATCTGAAAGCGCTAGCTACAGCGACCGATGACTCCGCACGGCTCCCCGCCGCGCACACGACTGCGGCGATCTACGCGGTACAAATCCTCCTCATCATGTTCATGGCACTGCGGCTCGGAGCGCGGGAGATCGCCGCACGGCGGCCCACCATCGACCGCGAGCTGATCAGCGGCGTGCGCCGTGGTGCGGTACTGCTCTCTGCGCTGGTTTTTGTGCTCCCCATCATCCTGCTCCAGAGCTTTTGGATGGGCATCTTCCTGGAAATGGTCACCGGTGGGCTCCCTGGCAATGGCGGGCTGCGCTTGCTCCTGCCAGCACTCACGGGCGTGGCCTTTACCGCGATCTGCCTCGGCATCTCTGCAAACAGCCGCGCCGCCGAGCGTGCGCATAGCCTCTGCCTCACGGTCCTCTGTGCCAATGTGCTCTTCTGCGGCGCCATCCTGGGCCTGCCGCGCATGCTGGGGCATCTGGTGCATCCCTTCATCACCGCACACTACGGCTGGTCCGGCATCCTGGACAGCCTGCATGATGATCCGCTCTTTCCAGCCATCACCACGCTGATCAAGACTTGGTTCGCCACACCCTCCATCTCCATGATCATGCTTGGGGTGCATTTCCTGCTGGGGCTGGTCCTGGTCGTCATCGGGCTGCGCCGCCGTGGGGTGTGA